The following proteins come from a genomic window of Gimesia chilikensis:
- a CDS encoding arylsulfatase, which yields MVRLIFTALTCLVVCLTILTTDAAQAERPNIILIMVDDMGFSDLGCYGSEIETPNIDALAAGGVRFSQFYNSGRCCPTRATLMTGLHPHQTGIGWMTNPPNQTRGYSKPPAYQGYLNRQCVTLGEVLGTAGYATYMAGKWHLGFNDQDRWPLQRGFEKYFGCVSGATRYFHPVAPRGMTFGNQDIENPESTTDRPFYTTDAFTDYAIRFLKEHQENAKQKTDPYFLYLAYTAPHWPLQAHEEEIKKYRGKYRIGWDELRQRRLAKQKQLGLISEDTRLSPRDAEVPAWETLKPEKQDEMDLKMAIYAAMIDRIDQNIGKLVGWLKAHDQLDNTLILFLADNGGCAEGGILGRGEFRDVEKRNQEHSNSYGKAWANASNTPFRLYKHFAHEGGTSTPFLMHWPAQIQPRAEWYTSPAQLIDVMPTLLDVAGADYPETFAGNKIHTLDGISLRPALTGKPLERGRPIFIEHESNAFVRFGDWKLVGRGVSPAKGYQPQKWELYDVKADRTELNDLAERRRAVVDDLKSQWEAWAKRVGVYPK from the coding sequence ATGGTTCGGTTGATCTTTACTGCTCTGACCTGTCTGGTCGTCTGTCTGACTATTTTGACGACTGATGCGGCGCAAGCCGAGCGGCCGAATATCATTCTGATCATGGTCGACGATATGGGTTTCTCCGATCTCGGCTGTTACGGCAGTGAGATTGAAACGCCGAACATCGATGCCCTGGCGGCGGGGGGCGTGCGGTTCTCGCAGTTTTATAATTCGGGACGCTGCTGTCCGACGCGGGCGACGCTGATGACGGGACTGCATCCGCATCAGACAGGAATTGGCTGGATGACGAATCCGCCAAATCAGACGCGGGGTTATTCCAAACCGCCGGCTTACCAGGGGTATCTGAATCGTCAATGTGTGACGTTAGGAGAGGTGCTGGGGACAGCCGGCTATGCGACTTACATGGCGGGGAAATGGCACCTGGGATTTAACGACCAGGATCGCTGGCCTTTGCAGCGGGGGTTCGAAAAATATTTCGGTTGTGTATCGGGGGCGACGCGGTATTTCCATCCGGTAGCGCCGCGGGGGATGACGTTCGGCAACCAGGATATCGAGAATCCGGAGAGCACGACGGATCGTCCGTTTTATACGACTGATGCCTTCACCGATTACGCGATTCGTTTTCTCAAGGAGCATCAGGAAAACGCAAAACAGAAAACGGATCCATACTTTCTGTACCTGGCGTATACGGCGCCGCACTGGCCGCTACAGGCGCATGAGGAGGAGATCAAAAAGTATCGCGGCAAATACCGGATCGGCTGGGATGAACTCCGTCAGCGCCGGCTGGCCAAACAGAAACAGCTGGGGCTGATCTCTGAAGACACCAGGCTTTCGCCCCGTGATGCAGAGGTGCCGGCCTGGGAGACATTGAAGCCTGAGAAGCAGGACGAGATGGATCTGAAGATGGCGATTTATGCAGCGATGATCGATCGGATCGACCAAAACATCGGCAAGCTGGTAGGCTGGCTCAAGGCGCATGATCAGCTGGACAACACGCTGATTCTGTTCCTCGCGGACAACGGGGGTTGTGCCGAAGGGGGAATTCTTGGTCGGGGTGAGTTCCGGGATGTCGAGAAGCGGAACCAGGAGCACAGCAACAGTTACGGGAAAGCGTGGGCGAATGCTTCCAACACGCCTTTTCGGCTGTATAAGCATTTCGCGCATGAGGGGGGAACGTCGACGCCGTTCCTGATGCACTGGCCGGCACAGATTCAGCCGCGCGCCGAGTGGTACACGAGCCCGGCACAGCTGATTGACGTGATGCCGACGTTGCTCGATGTGGCGGGAGCCGACTATCCGGAAACGTTCGCCGGCAACAAGATCCACACGCTGGATGGCATTTCACTGCGTCCGGCGCTGACGGGAAAACCGCTGGAACGGGGGCGACCGATCTTCATCGAGCATGAGAGTAACGCGTTCGTGCGTTTCGGTGACTGGAAGCTGGTGGGACGGGGTGTATCGCCGGCCAAGGGGTATCAGCCACAGAAGTGGGAGCTGTACGATGTGAAAGCGGATCGCACGGAACTGAATGACCTGGCGGAACGGAGGCGCGCGGTGGTGGATGATCTGAAGTCACAGTGGGAGGCATGGGCGAAGCGTGTGGGGGTTTATCCGAAGTGA